Genomic DNA from Macadamia integrifolia cultivar HAES 741 chromosome 6, SCU_Mint_v3, whole genome shotgun sequence:
TTTCTTGAGCCTTTTGTGATAATAAGCCGCAACGCAGATGCTGCCTAAAGGTCCCTTACTGGAGAGCAGAGTTTGGGAGTAGAACGTTTCTCCCTTTTCACTCCCTATTTTttctagaagaaaaagaagactaAGTAAGTGATAGTCACCCTGAATGTGAACCAGTCCAACTAAGCTTAACAAAAGGGGCCATGTTGAGCATAGGCCATCGGTGTTGTCATTGTTATCAACATGGTGAGTTGGCCAACACATTCACACAGAGGATACTTGTGGTGGTATATTGTTGGTCATCACACTCACTCAGATAGACTGGATAGTAGGACGGTTGGTCTGGTATGTACAGCTTGTGGTACCACTTATGGTACTGCTTGCCGTATAGGCTGCTCTTCTTGCTGTTAACAgcactttccttttctcttttggaggtTTCAGGCCTAGCTTGACGCAGCAGTAGTGACTGCTTTTCATGCTAGCATTCGGACTGCTTTTCTTGCTATTGTGGGCTGGGATTGCTGTCATGCTTTTAGCTGAGTGCTTTCCTTGCTTGGCGCTTTCCGAGCAGTGAGCTGAGTTGGCAGTTATGGAGTTCTGAGTACCTTTGGGATGCACGGTGATTGTGTAGAGCTACTCTGATGACAGTAGGCATGTTTATGGAGAACATAGTGATTTTCTAGTGTTGATTTGAGAAGCTGTTACATTGTCCACACAAGGAAATTTCCACTTGATCTCCTGGGGATCATGTAAATGCTTTTGTTCTTAATTCTTATTGGGAATTTGCataatttacattatatgcaagTTCATAAAAATACCCACATTTCCTTTATATCCATTATATCAGCAATTCAGTTTTCTGTTGTTTTAAtttgactctctttttttccaaaatatctTCTCACATGTGACAGTAAATTTTTGGCAGGAGTTTTTTTAAGCATAGTTTTTTCCCATCTTAACACTGAAGCTCTTACTCTATCTCATTTAATAATTGAAACTGTCTTAAGAGGAGGCAACATAATTTGTGGGATTATATCTTGAATTCCATTGCTAAACTTCTGGTCCAATTTAACTGTTAACTAACCAGGTCTTGGAATGGAGGTTAGAGAAAATGCTGGAAAAGAATGACAGAGATCATTGTTGTTATTCTGAGCTTATTTCTCTCTGCGAGAAAGCTCAGAATGTCCCATTTGCAATGCGGGTCTTTACTTCCATGGAGGCTCACGGAATCAGACCTACTTCCACAGTTCTCAACTCTCTGATCTCTACTTGCTTGTCTTCAGGTAATGTAATGACAGCCCTCAGCTTGTTCGAGATCATGGAAAGATCTGAGGAACACAAACCCAGTTGTGGCACTTATAATGCCTTCATATCTTTCTACTCAAAATTGGGTGATGCTAAGGCCATGCAAGCCTGGTTCTCAGCTAGAAAGGCTGCTGGGTTTTGTTCAGATATTCAAACTTATGAATCTGTCATCATAGGCTTGGTCAAATCAAAACACTTCGATCCTGCTGATAGGTTTTACGAAGAAATGATGATGTCAGGAATCACGCCTACAGTAGCCATACTGGAAGCTATGCTTGATGGATTATGCGAACGCAAGAAACTCAGTAACATTAAAGTGTTTTTGAAGTTCATATTGGATGGAGGATGGGGACTGAATGGTAAGATGGTAGAGAAGCTCCTTGCTTTGTATTTGGAACAAGGGAAagtggaagagatggaggaactACTAGGAGTTCTAAAAATGTCCAATCCAGACCCAGGAGTTCTGCCACAGGTGCACTGTGGGATTATAAGGATGTATGCCACAGCAGACAGATT
This window encodes:
- the LOC122082001 gene encoding pentatricopeptide repeat-containing protein PPR5 homolog, chloroplastic-like — protein: MVLGNGVFISIMKRGFRRLFGFGMLLLPTTSQILVCNKSSKSDPLLLRLLQEPISRFKIALDLEEDLTLPNDPFFWRPLITALRSSSPQKAQLVLEWRLEKMLEKNDRDHCCYSELISLCEKAQNVPFAMRVFTSMEAHGIRPTSTVLNSLISTCLSSGNVMTALSLFEIMERSEEHKPSCGTYNAFISFYSKLGDAKAMQAWFSARKAAGFCSDIQTYESVIIGLVKSKHFDPADRFYEEMMMSGITPTVAILEAMLDGLCERKKLSNIKVFLKFILDGGWGLNGKMVEKLLALYLEQGKVEEMEELLGVLKMSNPDPGVLPQVHCGIIRMYATADRLDDLEYCVGRMLKLGMSFTCPDDVEKIICSYFRRAAYERLEMFLERIRGSHVLTKSTFDLLVAGYRRAGLSEKLDLVIKDRKLAGFS